A window of the Xiashengella succiniciproducens genome harbors these coding sequences:
- a CDS encoding NADPH-dependent 7-cyano-7-deazaguanine reductase QueF, with product MEKNPIEGKYLGQRVEYPQQYSPEYLVAVPRSLNREIYGLDNSNLPFVGVDVWHAWELSFLTEKGLPVAGVIKLIYPADSPSIVESKSFKLYLNGFNMSRFGSTREEGITIVKDLIKKDLSSVLETSVIVTFFPAYASEGGADFADWQLLEELPEIETTEFVAYTETPALFQTSSGNEKELRVASHLLRSNCKITHQPDWGSAFIYIKGNMLPDKLSLLKYLVSIRNENHFHEEICEMIYKRLVDAFAPEDLMVTTIYTRRGGIDICPVRASKASLLPLALTSADQLSKKLIRQ from the coding sequence ATGGAAAAGAATCCTATCGAAGGTAAATACCTTGGTCAGAGAGTAGAATACCCGCAACAGTACTCACCTGAGTATCTGGTTGCAGTTCCCCGCTCCCTCAACAGGGAGATCTATGGCCTTGACAACAGCAATCTCCCCTTTGTCGGAGTGGATGTCTGGCATGCATGGGAACTGAGTTTCCTGACCGAAAAGGGCCTGCCTGTAGCAGGTGTTATCAAATTGATCTACCCAGCCGACAGTCCATCAATAGTTGAAAGCAAGTCTTTCAAACTTTACCTTAACGGCTTTAATATGAGCCGCTTTGGCTCTACCCGCGAGGAAGGTATCACTATAGTTAAAGACCTAATCAAAAAGGATCTATCCTCAGTACTTGAAACCAGTGTGATAGTCACCTTCTTTCCTGCCTATGCAAGTGAAGGAGGTGCTGACTTTGCAGACTGGCAGCTCCTCGAGGAGCTGCCTGAAATAGAAACTACTGAGTTTGTTGCATATACGGAAACTCCAGCCCTGTTTCAAACCTCATCAGGAAATGAAAAGGAGTTGAGAGTGGCAAGCCACCTGCTTCGCAGCAACTGCAAGATTACCCACCAACCCGACTGGGGAAGTGCCTTTATTTACATAAAGGGAAATATGCTGCCCGATAAGCTCTCATTGCTCAAATACCTTGTTTCGATCCGAAATGAGAATCATTTTCACGAAGAAATCTGTGAGATGATTTACAAAAGGCTTGTAGATGCTTTTGCTCCTGAAGATTTAATGGTGACTACAATCTATACAAGAAGAGGGGGAATCGATATTTGCCCGGTTCGTGCAAGCAAGGCCTCTCTCCTGCCGCTGGCACTTACCAGTGCGGATCAGCTTTCGAAAAAGCTGATCCGTCAGTAA
- a CDS encoding 7-carboxy-7-deazaguanine synthase QueE — protein sequence MDKILTLAGEALFPITRDRHGNPLPVPPSTGFSVPGTIQGEGKLAGMPSLFIRLSGCNLRCIWRLEDGSFSRCDTPFASFDTREVVRIEVGELMELLQANLDETKHVVITGGEPMLQKDALIELTRRIKGELGLHISIETNGTIFSRELAGFIDLYSISPKLRNSDPDAEKLSALGLQMSGPFKYHPEKRKNLEVIQSFIDFARNNGKDFQLKFVIGRPEDEHEIKEEFLGKLHSWKPGDILLMPLGSASEELRKSARLTMEMAVRNGWRYSPRIHIDLFGNRQGV from the coding sequence ATGGACAAGATTCTAACTCTGGCCGGGGAAGCCCTCTTCCCAATCACCAGGGACAGACATGGCAATCCCTTGCCTGTACCTCCATCAACTGGTTTTTCAGTTCCGGGAACCATCCAGGGTGAAGGAAAACTTGCGGGTATGCCCTCCCTGTTTATCCGACTGTCCGGATGTAATCTCAGATGTATCTGGAGACTGGAAGACGGCTCATTCAGCCGCTGCGACACACCCTTTGCTTCTTTTGATACCAGAGAGGTGGTGCGTATTGAGGTGGGCGAACTGATGGAACTGCTGCAAGCAAACCTGGATGAGACAAAGCACGTGGTAATAACCGGAGGTGAACCCATGTTGCAGAAGGATGCGCTTATAGAACTTACTAGAAGGATAAAGGGTGAATTGGGACTGCATATCTCAATAGAGACAAACGGAACAATCTTTAGCAGGGAACTTGCAGGATTTATCGACCTCTATAGCATATCGCCTAAACTGCGCAATTCGGATCCTGATGCTGAAAAGCTTAGTGCACTTGGACTGCAGATGTCAGGTCCTTTCAAGTACCACCCCGAGAAACGAAAAAATCTTGAGGTAATCCAGTCCTTTATTGACTTTGCCCGCAATAATGGCAAGGATTTTCAACTTAAGTTTGTTATCGGACGTCCTGAAGATGAACATGAAATCAAGGAGGAGTTTTTAGGAAAGCTTCATTCCTGGAAGCCAGGCGACATCCTCCTGATGCCCCTTGGTTCGGCATCCGAAGAACTCCGGAAAAGTGCCAGACTAACTATGGAAATGGCAGTAAGGAATGGCTGGCGCTACTCACCACGTATACATATAGACCTCTTTGGCAACCGCCAGGGAGTGTAG
- the queC gene encoding 7-cyano-7-deazaguanine synthase QueC → MKRAVILLSGGLDSAVALWLAKSEGYELFTLSFEYGQRHNKELNAAEALAKAAGATEHRVVSINIGQWGGSSLTDMNMEVEDGDVNRTDIPVTYVPARNMVFLSIAASYAEAIGACDIFIGVSQADYSGYVDCRQTFIDAMQNAINQGTVMAAEHKRHITIHAPFISMTKSEEIKLGLSLGVPFDLTWSCYRGGENPCGKCDSCLLRARAFSEAGIDDPALKS, encoded by the coding sequence ATGAAACGTGCAGTTATTCTATTATCAGGGGGCTTAGACTCTGCGGTGGCCTTATGGCTTGCCAAAAGTGAAGGATATGAATTGTTCACGCTAAGTTTTGAATACGGTCAAAGACATAATAAGGAACTCAATGCTGCTGAAGCTCTTGCCAAAGCAGCCGGTGCCACGGAGCACCGGGTTGTGAGTATCAACATTGGCCAATGGGGAGGTTCTTCTCTTACAGACATGAATATGGAAGTAGAGGATGGCGATGTTAACAGGACCGATATTCCCGTAACTTATGTTCCCGCCCGCAATATGGTCTTTCTTTCGATAGCCGCATCCTACGCAGAGGCTATAGGGGCCTGCGACATCTTTATTGGTGTAAGTCAGGCTGACTACTCAGGATATGTTGACTGCCGCCAGACTTTTATAGATGCAATGCAAAATGCTATCAACCAGGGCACTGTTATGGCGGCTGAGCACAAAAGGCACATTACTATTCATGCTCCCTTTATCTCTATGACGAAGAGCGAGGAGATAAAACTGGGTCTAAGTCTTGGTGTGCCCTTCGACCTGACCTGGAGCTGCTATCGTGGTGGAGAAAACCCCTGTGGTAAGTGCGACAGTTGCCTGCTTAGAGCCCGCGCCTTCAGCGAAGCCGGTATTGATGACCCTGCACTAAAATCCTGA
- the prmA gene encoding 50S ribosomal protein L11 methyltransferase, with protein MRYTKVVATISPFTSEKAEILTALMADVGFESFMETETGLEAYIQHAEFRQELLDDVKLPFDDTNVEYSISELEDKDWNEEWEKNYYQPIVIDDKCIVRSPFHPAQPEIPIEIIIEPKMSFGTGHHETTSMMIESILEINVTGHRVLDMGCGTGILAILASKRGASEILAIDIDEWCIRNSEENCQLNSTGNIIIKQGDASILSGEGMFDIIIANINRNILLADMKAYLKQLKPGGLILFSGFYESDFNVIDEEAKSLNLRLTNRKEKNNWTALTYELSQ; from the coding sequence ATGCGATACACCAAGGTAGTTGCAACCATTAGCCCCTTTACTTCCGAAAAGGCAGAAATCCTCACAGCCCTGATGGCTGATGTCGGTTTTGAAAGCTTTATGGAAACTGAAACCGGACTTGAGGCCTATATCCAGCATGCCGAATTTCGTCAGGAACTGTTAGACGATGTGAAACTTCCTTTTGATGACACGAACGTCGAGTATAGTATCTCTGAACTTGAAGACAAGGACTGGAATGAGGAATGGGAAAAGAATTACTATCAGCCCATCGTCATTGATGATAAGTGTATTGTGCGTAGTCCCTTCCATCCTGCACAACCTGAAATCCCTATTGAGATTATTATCGAACCGAAGATGTCCTTTGGTACCGGACATCATGAGACAACTTCGATGATGATTGAATCTATTCTGGAGATAAATGTGACCGGACATAGGGTGTTGGATATGGGTTGTGGAACCGGTATTCTGGCTATTCTTGCTTCAAAAAGGGGGGCGTCAGAAATCCTTGCGATTGACATAGATGAGTGGTGTATCCGCAACAGTGAGGAAAACTGTCAGCTCAACTCTACAGGTAACATCATCATCAAACAGGGGGATGCTTCCATTCTTTCCGGTGAGGGTATGTTTGATATTATTATTGCAAATATCAACAGAAATATCCTGTTGGCCGACATGAAAGCTTATTTAAAGCAGCTGAAGCCAGGAGGACTGATTCTTTTCAGCGGTTTTTACGAGTCCGACTTCAATGTCATTGACGAAGAAGCAAAAAGCCTTAACTTAAGGTTAACAAACAGGAAGGAAAAGAACAATTGGACTGCTCTAACCTATGAACTCTCTCAATGA
- the tpiA gene encoding triose-phosphate isomerase, translating into MRKNIVAGNWKMNLTLQEGVALAKEVNSRVAATTTKCQVILGTPFVHITEVVKTVDNAKVQVAAQNCANKVSGAFTGEVSAAMVKSTGANWVILGHSERRAYYGETAAILKEKTDLALANDLQPIFCVGEVLAEREAEKHFEVVKQQLADSLFHLTADQFKKIVIAYEPVWAIGTGKTASPAQAQEIHAFIRSLISEKYGKEIADDTTILYGGSCNAGNAKELFSNPDVDGGLIGGASLKADDFLAIITAF; encoded by the coding sequence ATGAGAAAGAACATTGTTGCAGGAAACTGGAAGATGAATCTCACCCTTCAGGAGGGTGTTGCTCTTGCAAAAGAAGTAAACAGCCGCGTGGCTGCCACAACTACAAAGTGCCAGGTTATTCTGGGCACTCCATTTGTTCATATTACTGAAGTTGTAAAAACCGTTGATAATGCAAAGGTTCAGGTTGCAGCTCAAAACTGCGCCAACAAGGTATCAGGTGCCTTTACAGGTGAAGTATCAGCAGCTATGGTTAAATCAACCGGTGCCAACTGGGTAATCCTGGGTCACTCAGAACGTCGTGCATACTACGGTGAAACTGCTGCCATCCTTAAGGAAAAGACTGACCTGGCACTTGCTAATGATCTGCAACCAATCTTTTGCGTTGGTGAAGTACTTGCAGAACGTGAGGCAGAAAAGCACTTTGAAGTTGTAAAACAACAACTGGCTGACTCACTGTTCCACCTTACTGCTGATCAATTCAAGAAGATTGTAATTGCTTATGAACCAGTTTGGGCTATCGGTACTGGTAAGACTGCATCTCCTGCTCAGGCGCAGGAAATCCATGCATTTATCCGTAGCCTGATCAGCGAAAAGTATGGAAAAGAGATTGCAGACGACACAACTATCCTTTATGGCGGTAGCTGTAACGCTGGTAATGCTAAAGAACTATTCTCTAATCCCGATGTGGACGGAGGTCTTATCGGTGGTGCTTCTCTGAAGGCAGATGACTTCCTTGCTATTATCACAGCATTCTAA
- a CDS encoding BT_3928 family protein: protein MKKTLLCICRLIPALTFIFSGIVKAIDPVGGAVKFEDYFVAFGMDALAPLALGLSIALASLEFLIGFFLLCKLYMRITSLAALIMTAFFTLLTLYIAIFNPVSDCGCFGDAIKLTNWETFGKNVILMAAVFFMFKFRNSYENRYTVLANATTAIIALVAIISFSVYNYRHLPVIDFRPYKTGTNIPAGMRIPEGAEQPEYETLFILEKDGVRQTFNVDNYPYDDESWVYVDSETKVIKEGYTPPLYNFSIFSAESGEEVHHELINTKGPVFLVISPDLAKISDTVAGRIGELAENARIKNISFHIVTASGNDAMENFDKANGLMLSYLQADETLLKTIIRSNPGLVLLYDGTVAGKWHYNDLPEVSILENPLSYALTQSISCRSRLIIWLCIAGVLLIPLIIFRSKTTK, encoded by the coding sequence ATGAAAAAGACCCTCTTGTGTATTTGCCGTCTGATCCCTGCCCTGACCTTTATCTTTTCCGGAATAGTCAAGGCTATTGACCCTGTCGGAGGTGCGGTCAAGTTTGAGGACTACTTCGTGGCCTTTGGTATGGATGCCTTGGCTCCACTTGCACTGGGACTGTCAATAGCCCTGGCATCACTTGAATTCCTGATAGGATTCTTCCTGTTGTGCAAGCTTTACATGCGTATTACCTCCCTGGCTGCACTTATAATGACTGCTTTCTTTACTCTTCTTACACTCTACATCGCAATCTTTAATCCTGTCAGCGACTGTGGCTGTTTTGGAGATGCTATCAAACTGACCAACTGGGAGACCTTCGGTAAGAATGTAATCCTTATGGCTGCAGTATTCTTTATGTTCAAGTTCCGTAACAGCTACGAAAACAGATATACAGTCCTTGCTAATGCAACCACTGCTATAATTGCTTTGGTTGCAATAATAAGTTTCAGTGTTTACAATTACAGGCACCTGCCTGTAATTGATTTTCGTCCATATAAAACCGGAACCAACATCCCAGCTGGGATGCGTATTCCCGAAGGGGCCGAACAGCCTGAGTACGAAACCCTGTTTATCCTAGAGAAAGACGGAGTAAGGCAAACTTTCAACGTGGACAACTACCCCTATGACGACGAATCATGGGTCTATGTCGACAGTGAGACTAAGGTGATAAAGGAAGGCTATACCCCTCCGCTTTACAACTTCTCGATTTTCTCAGCTGAGAGTGGTGAGGAAGTTCATCATGAACTAATTAACACAAAGGGACCGGTATTTCTAGTGATTTCCCCTGATCTGGCTAAGATCTCGGACACTGTAGCAGGCAGAATCGGTGAATTAGCAGAAAACGCGAGAATTAAGAATATCTCGTTCCATATAGTTACAGCATCGGGTAACGATGCAATGGAAAACTTTGATAAAGCCAACGGGCTGATGCTGTCTTATCTTCAGGCTGATGAGACCCTGCTCAAAACCATTATCAGGTCGAATCCAGGTCTGGTACTACTATATGATGGAACAGTGGCAGGGAAATGGCACTATAACGATTTGCCCGAAGTGTCAATTCTGGAAAATCCACTCTCCTATGCTCTGACTCAGAGTATAAGTTGCAGGTCCAGGCTGATTATTTGGCTTTGTATAGCTGGCGTATTATTAATACCATTGATAATTTTCAGAAGTAAAACTACAAAATAG
- a CDS encoding DUF1599 domain-containing protein has product MSERPQNTDQQYKHAAEVCREIFEKKMHDYSTAWRILRTESVTDQIFIKARRIRSIQTKGVALVNEDIRPEFIGIVNYAAMGLIQLELGPSDDPEMSHEDALKLYTAQVTKAKSLMDNKNHDYDEAWRSMRISSLTDLILMKLYRIKQIEDNRGKTLISEGIDANYLDIINYAIFALIKLEFEEA; this is encoded by the coding sequence ATGTCGGAACGTCCTCAAAACACTGATCAACAGTATAAGCATGCGGCAGAGGTATGCAGGGAGATTTTTGAAAAGAAGATGCATGATTACAGTACCGCCTGGCGCATTCTAAGAACAGAATCGGTAACGGATCAAATCTTTATTAAAGCACGTCGTATCAGAAGTATTCAAACAAAGGGTGTGGCACTGGTAAATGAGGACATCAGACCTGAATTTATTGGTATTGTCAATTATGCTGCTATGGGACTTATTCAACTTGAACTGGGCCCCAGCGATGATCCGGAAATGTCTCATGAAGATGCTCTAAAACTCTATACAGCGCAGGTTACAAAGGCCAAAAGTCTGATGGACAACAAAAACCATGACTATGATGAGGCCTGGAGAAGCATGCGTATCAGTTCCCTTACCGACCTTATTCTTATGAAGCTATACCGCATCAAACAGATAGAAGACAACAGGGGTAAGACGCTTATCTCTGAAGGTATTGATGCCAACTACCTGGATATTATCAACTACGCGATATTTGCCCTTATAAAACTTGAGTTTGAGGAGGCATAA
- the folP gene encoding dihydropteroate synthase, producing MGIINITPDSFFSGSRFNSEAAILERVGQVVDEGGSMVDVGAYSSRPGAENVSADIELARLLPALKVIRDRYPNLIVSVDTFRAEVAERVVTEGFADIINDISGGEMDGAMFDTVARLKVPYILMHMQGTPDTMQLNPTYRDVVADVSLWLSERVDKLRSMGVNDIIIDPGFGFGKTVEHNYSVLNRLDEFRLFQLPLLVGLSRKSMIYKVLDGDPEGSLNGTTALNTVALLKGANILRVHDVKEAVECVKLVSELKSVSKTS from the coding sequence ATGGGGATAATTAATATCACTCCGGATTCATTTTTCAGCGGAAGCCGATTCAATTCAGAAGCTGCTATACTAGAAAGAGTTGGGCAGGTTGTTGATGAAGGTGGAAGCATGGTTGATGTGGGTGCGTATTCAAGTCGACCAGGAGCAGAGAATGTCAGTGCTGATATAGAACTTGCCAGGCTCTTGCCTGCACTTAAGGTGATCAGGGATAGGTACCCGAATCTTATTGTGTCGGTTGATACCTTTAGGGCTGAAGTTGCTGAAAGGGTTGTAACTGAAGGGTTTGCTGATATTATCAATGATATTTCAGGAGGTGAGATGGACGGGGCAATGTTTGATACAGTTGCCCGCCTCAAGGTGCCATATATACTGATGCATATGCAGGGAACACCCGACACCATGCAGCTAAATCCTACATACAGGGATGTAGTTGCTGATGTTTCACTGTGGTTGTCAGAGAGGGTTGACAAACTCCGTTCAATGGGTGTAAATGATATAATAATTGATCCCGGATTCGGCTTTGGCAAGACCGTTGAACATAATTACAGTGTGCTTAACCGCCTGGATGAGTTCAGACTATTTCAGCTCCCGTTACTTGTTGGTTTGTCACGCAAGTCGATGATATACAAGGTTCTGGATGGCGATCCGGAGGGTTCGCTAAACGGAACAACGGCTCTAAATACAGTTGCTCTGCTAAAGGGAGCCAACATTTTACGTGTACATGATGTAAAGGAAGCAGTTGAATGTGTTAAATTAGTGAGCGAATTAAAAAGCGTAAGCAAAACGAGTTGA
- the cdaA gene encoding diadenylate cyclase CdaA translates to MTFLEIRLIDLIDIVLVAWLLYWLYKLIKGTVAVNIFIGIFAFILFWLMIKALNMQLSGAILDNLVNVGVIAIIIVFQPEIRRFLLLLGSKYNIGNRFSVDSLFVSSSPGMLSFQIKPLVSTCEELSRSKTGALIVITRRSELLDYVETGELINAVISKTLLKSIFFKNSPLHDGAVIINQSKIKAAGCILPVSQNMDLPKNVGLRHRAAMGITESTDAVSIVVSEETGRMSFFVGGKGYYNLSTEELEKKVVESMANIK, encoded by the coding sequence ATGACCTTTCTCGAGATAAGGCTTATAGATCTGATAGACATTGTCCTTGTGGCCTGGCTGCTGTATTGGTTATACAAGCTGATCAAGGGTACCGTGGCAGTTAATATATTCATAGGAATCTTTGCCTTTATACTGTTTTGGTTGATGATCAAGGCCCTCAATATGCAATTGTCAGGAGCCATACTTGACAACCTTGTAAATGTTGGGGTGATTGCAATAATAATAGTCTTTCAGCCTGAGATAAGGCGTTTTCTGCTTCTCCTTGGATCGAAATACAATATAGGTAACAGATTTTCTGTTGATAGTCTGTTTGTTAGTAGTTCTCCGGGGATGTTGAGCTTTCAGATTAAGCCATTGGTCAGCACTTGTGAGGAGTTGTCCAGATCCAAGACTGGGGCTCTGATAGTTATTACAAGGCGTTCCGAACTTTTGGATTACGTTGAAACGGGGGAGCTGATTAATGCTGTGATTTCTAAGACCCTTTTAAAATCAATATTCTTTAAAAATAGCCCCTTGCATGACGGAGCAGTCATAATCAACCAGAGCAAAATCAAAGCTGCAGGATGTATACTTCCTGTGTCCCAGAACATGGATTTGCCCAAGAATGTAGGACTACGTCACAGGGCAGCAATGGGTATCACGGAATCGACTGATGCAGTTTCAATAGTTGTTTCTGAAGAGACCGGTCGTATGTCATTCTTCGTTGGGGGTAAGGGCTATTATAACCTCAGTACTGAGGAGCTCGAGAAGAAGGTAGTGGAGAGTATGGCTAATATTAAATAA
- a CDS encoding TIGR01777 family oxidoreductase, whose translation MVVAICGSSGLIGTAVKQALEARDCRIVPVTRTDIASGSDHLKDLLDGCDALVNLAGVSIAGRWTEARKKEIYESRVLTTRRLVEAVNSLEKPLADFITASAVGIYDSVEVHDEFSTSYASGFLADLCIDWEHEALKVDAEKTRLTIFRLGVVLSASGGMLKKMLPPFRLGLGARIGKGDFYMPWIHIDDVVKAIVGTIFKPIATGVYNLVAPEIVTNREFTLQLAAVTGKAAYLTLPAKLVSLVMGEASQLLLEGQQVIPQRLLADGFEFSYPTLESALRKELIGKN comes from the coding sequence ATGGTAGTTGCAATATGCGGAAGTAGCGGACTAATAGGTACAGCTGTAAAGCAGGCCCTTGAAGCCAGGGATTGCAGGATAGTACCCGTTACACGTACCGATATTGCTTCCGGTAGCGATCATTTGAAAGATTTGCTTGATGGATGCGATGCGTTGGTCAACCTAGCCGGTGTTTCAATTGCAGGAAGATGGACTGAGGCCCGCAAAAAGGAAATATACGAGAGCCGGGTTCTTACTACAAGGAGACTTGTTGAAGCAGTTAATTCACTTGAAAAACCACTGGCTGATTTTATTACTGCCTCAGCAGTTGGTATTTACGACAGTGTAGAAGTTCATGATGAGTTTTCAACAAGCTATGCATCAGGCTTCCTTGCTGATCTCTGTATTGACTGGGAACATGAAGCCCTTAAAGTTGATGCAGAAAAGACCCGTCTGACCATATTCCGGCTTGGAGTTGTGCTTTCAGCATCCGGTGGGATGCTGAAAAAAATGTTGCCTCCATTCAGACTGGGACTTGGAGCCAGAATTGGCAAGGGTGATTTTTATATGCCATGGATTCATATAGATGATGTTGTAAAAGCCATAGTAGGTACTATTTTTAAGCCAATAGCAACAGGGGTATATAACCTTGTGGCACCCGAAATCGTAACAAACCGTGAATTTACCCTTCAGCTTGCAGCTGTAACAGGTAAAGCGGCTTATCTTACCCTTCCCGCAAAACTTGTTAGCCTTGTCATGGGAGAAGCGTCCCAACTGTTACTTGAAGGCCAGCAAGTAATACCCCAGCGGCTTCTGGCTGATGGATTTGAGTTTTCTTACCCTACCCTTGAGTCGGCCTTGAGAAAGGAACTTATTGGTAAAAACTGA
- a CDS encoding lysophospholipid acyltransferase family protein, with amino-acid sequence MNFKKWWKKARRGIKYPILVFLIKSFVLVVRLVPRKAVLAFCRAVGQLAFTMARSNRKKTVNNLSHIYGNKLSQVEIKDLARSVFVHQAMNFGDYIKTLHCTTREGFAGIIDIEGEEHLKAAYEQGRGVICLMSHTGSWEFSAIILPVMGYSTSALSRPLPNPRIDKLIVEARQRRGMKNISRGKAYPKLIDAINSGDCLIIMIDQDTTAPSVFVDFLGRRAYTPVGAARLALDTKAPVVPMFMRRKADNTHQFTILPPVDLIDTGDRENDLLENTRVYSNIISDFIDKYPDQWVWMHERWKTTPESQKLFVEKLEAKKRAEKERLLKEGHK; translated from the coding sequence ATGAATTTTAAGAAATGGTGGAAGAAAGCCAGAAGGGGAATAAAATATCCTATTCTGGTCTTCCTTATTAAGTCTTTTGTGCTAGTTGTACGTTTAGTACCCCGAAAGGCAGTCCTGGCATTTTGCAGAGCAGTAGGTCAACTTGCATTTACTATGGCTCGGTCAAACCGCAAAAAGACAGTAAATAATCTGAGTCATATTTATGGTAACAAGCTTAGTCAGGTTGAGATAAAAGACCTGGCCAGGTCTGTGTTTGTTCACCAGGCGATGAATTTCGGAGATTATATAAAGACTTTGCATTGTACGACACGTGAAGGATTTGCCGGGATTATAGATATCGAAGGGGAGGAACATCTCAAAGCTGCTTATGAACAGGGTAGGGGAGTAATCTGCCTGATGAGTCATACAGGTTCCTGGGAGTTTTCTGCAATTATTCTTCCGGTGATGGGGTACTCAACATCGGCACTTAGTCGCCCGCTACCAAATCCCAGAATCGATAAACTAATTGTAGAGGCCCGTCAGCGCAGAGGCATGAAGAACATAAGCAGGGGTAAGGCCTATCCCAAACTTATCGATGCAATCAACAGTGGTGACTGCCTGATTATTATGATAGATCAGGACACTACAGCTCCGAGTGTATTTGTTGACTTCCTTGGAAGACGCGCCTATACCCCTGTTGGCGCTGCAAGGCTTGCACTTGACACAAAGGCCCCCGTGGTGCCTATGTTTATGAGGAGAAAGGCTGATAATACGCATCAGTTTACTATACTTCCACCTGTTGACCTTATCGATACTGGAGACAGAGAGAATGATCTGCTTGAGAACACAAGAGTTTACTCAAATATTATCAGTGATTTTATTGACAAATATCCTGACCAGTGGGTATGGATGCACGAGAGATGGAAGACCACCCCAGAGTCTCAAAAACTATTCGTTGAAAAGCTTGAAGCAAAAAAGAGGGCAGAGAAAGAGCGGCTTTTAAAAGAAGGCCATAAATAA